The Sesamum indicum cultivar Zhongzhi No. 13 linkage group LG6, S_indicum_v1.0, whole genome shotgun sequence genome has a segment encoding these proteins:
- the LOC105164328 gene encoding probable aspartyl protease At4g16563 yields the protein MASPVFFFFLSALFFLLSSLSNSSLILPLSHSLSTTLFNTTHHLLKSTASHSAARFRRHRRQVSLPLAPGSDYTLSFSLGAQTVSLYMDTGSDVVWLPCHPFECILCEGKYSPSSIPHPGPLNLSSAARRSTCKSAACSSVHSSLPSSDLCAMAKCPLESIEISDCKSFPCPPFYYAYGDGSFIAKLYEDTLSIPMSTPSLKLPNFTFGCANTALGEPIGVAGFGRGVLSLPAQLATSSPEIGNYFSYCLISHSFDMTRVRKPSPLILGRYENKEKKLRNEVSEREDVYYSYTPMLDNPKHSYFYCVGLEAITVGKRIIPAPESLRRVDRRGNGGMVVDSGTTFTMLPRKFYESVVGEFDHRVGAVYRRASSVEERTGLSPCYYGNEEEKFFASVPKLALHFGGNSTVVMPRRNYFYEFFDGGAKRKVGCMMLIDGGDEEESGGGPAGLLGNYQQQGFEVVYDLEAKRVGFAKRKCASLWDILK from the coding sequence ATGGCTTCccctgttttcttctttttcctctcagctctcttctttctcctttcttctctctctaacTCCTCTCTCATCCTTCCCTTATCCCACTCCCTCTCCACCACCCTCTTCAACACCACCCACCACCTCCTCAAATCCACCGCCTCCCACTCCGCCGCCCGTTTCCGCCGCCACCGTCGCCAGGTCTCCCTTCCCCTTGCTCCCGGCAGCGATTACACCCTCTCCTTCTCACTGGGTGCCCAGACCGTCTCCCTCTATATGGACACCGGCAGCGACGTCGTTTGGCTCCCCTGCCACCCCTTCGAGTGCATCCTCTGTGAAGGCAAGTACTCCCCCTCCTCCATCCCCCATCCCGGCCCCCTCAACCTCAGCTCCGCCGCCCGCCGCAGCACTTGCAAATCTGCCGCCTGCTCCTCCGTTCATTCATCCTTACCATCGTCCGACCTCTGCGCCATGGCCAAATGCCCCCTCGAGTCCATCGAAATCAGCGACTGCAAATCCTTCCCCTGCCCCCCTTTCTACTACGCCTACGGCGACGGAAGCTTCATCGCGAAGCTTTACGAAGACACTCTGTCGATTCCGATGTCGACGCCGTCGTTGAAACTCCCCAATTTCACCTTCGGCTGCGCCAACACCGCTCTCGGAGAGCCGATTGGCGTCGCTGGATTTGGGCGCGGCGTGCTATCTCTACCGGCTCAGCTCGCCACCAGCTCGCCCGAAATCGGTAACTACTTTTCTTACTGTTTGATTTCGCACTCATTTGATATGACTCGAGTTCGCAAGCCGAGTCCACTCATTCTGGGTCGGTATGAGAATAAGGAGAAAAAATTGAGGAATGAAGTTAGCGAGAGGGAAGATGTCTATTACAGCTACACGCCGATGCTGGATAATCCCAAGCACTCGTATTTTTATTGCGTGGGATTAGAGGCCATAACGGTCGGAAAAAGGATCATTCCGGCGCCGGAGAGCTTGAGGAGAGTCGACCGGAGAGGTAATGGTGGGATGGTGGTGGATTCAGGGACTACATTCACCATGCTGCCGAGAAAGTTCTACGAATCGGTGGTGGGAGAGTTTGACCACCGCGTCGGTGCAGTTTACCGGCGGGCGAGTTCGGTGGAGGAGCGGACTGGGCTCAGCCCGTGTTACTACGGGAATGAGGAGGAGAAGTTCTTCGCTAGTGTGCCCAAATTGGCGTTACATTTTGGGGGGAATTCGACTGTGGTGATGCCGAGGAGGAATTACTTTTACGAGTTTTTTGACGGCGGAGCGAAGCGGAAGGTGGGGTGCATGATGCTGATAGACGGCGGCGATGAGGAGGAGTCTGGTGGCGGGCCGGCGGGGCTGCTGGGGAACTACCAGCAGCAGGGGTTTGAGGTGGTTTATGACTTGGAGGCGAAGCGGGTCGGATTTGCGAAGCGGAAGTGCGCATCTTTGTGGGATATTTTGAAATAG
- the LOC105164442 gene encoding uncharacterized protein LOC105164442, which yields MPRSSCTGKLVYDPEIKKTARRLRQETKQQLEETSAPYEDKEDPTFEFEESLSESEEEIMALILERSINDMTSPDLNQQPLCIEYPDLEVDFKLKSGLIHLLPTFRGLAGEDPHKHLKEFHVVCFGMRPQGISEEQVKLRAFPFSLADQAKDWLYFLPSGSITRWNDLKRQFLEKYFPASRATTIRKEISAIRQFAGESLFEYWERFNRLVESFPHHQIPNHLLIQYFYEGLSNMDRKLVDAASGGALFDKTPTEAHTYQQVKACGICTLTGHATDMCPTLQESTTEHADAVGGFAGQQQRRYDPFSNTYNPGWRDHPNLNYGNQHFQKPQYRPPQQPNPTPNTSLEDMMKALVTNTQQFQQQTQASFQQFQQQTQQFQQQTQMSIQNLESQISQLASSVGKLESQELQEYVNEDDTKCGLVVKRKSEKEIEVQQEQTKHEVDHPQPLVTRPPFPERFTKAKKEEEEKEILETFRKVEINIPLLDAIKQIPRYAKFLKELCTNKGKLKGNERVSMGENVSAILQ from the exons ATGCCAAGGTCTTCTTGTACAGGTAAATTGGTATACGACCCCGAAATCAAAAAGACCGCACGAAGACTTCGTCAGGAGACTAAGCAACAATTGGAAGAAACATCCGCTCCATACGAAGACAAAGAAGACCCAACTTTTGAGTTTGAGGAATCCCTAAGCGAATCCGAAGAAGAAATAATGGCTTTAATCCTTGAAAGATCGATCAATGACATGACGTCGCCCGATCTGAACCAGCAGCCACTGTGCATTGAATACCCCGATCTAGAGGTAGATTTTAAACTGAAATCtggattaattcatttacttccTACCTTCCGTGGTCTCGCAGGTGAAGATCCACATAAGCATCTGAAGGAATTCCATGTGGTATGCTTCGGAATGCGACCACAAGGCATAAGCGAGGAACAAGTCAAATTGAGAGCATTCCCCTTCTCTCTCGCCGATCAAGCGAAAGATTGGTTGTACTTTCTACCTTCAGGATCCATTACAAGATGGAATGATCTCAAGAGGCAGTTTCTTGAGAAATATTTCCCTGCCTCAAGAGCCACAACGATCCGGAAGGAGATCAGCGCGATTCGACAATTCGCGGGAGAAAGTCTTTTCGAATATTGGGAAAGATTCAATCGGCTAGTGGAAAGTTTCCCCCATCATCAAATCCCGAACCACTTGTTGATCCAGTATTTCTACGAAGGTCTATCAAATATGGATAGGAAACTAGTAGATGCGGCAAGTGGCGGAGCATTGTTCGACAAAACCCCCACCGAAGCGC ATACTTATCAACAAGTCAAAGCGTGTGGTATCTGCACCTTAACGGGGCACGCTACCGACATGTGCCCAACTCTTCAAGAATCAACTACCGAACATGCCGACGCCGTAGGAGGATTCGCCGGACAACAACAGAGAAGATATGATCCTTTCTCCAACACATACAACCCCGGATGGAGGGACCACCCGAATCTGAATTACGGCAACCAACACTTTCAAAAACCCCAATACCGACCACCTCAACAACCTAACCCCACGCCTAACACATCCCTCGAAGACATGATGAAAGCACTAGTGACCAACACACAACAATTCCAGCAACAGACCCAGGCGAGCTTCCAACAATTCCAACAACAGACCCAGCAGTTCCAGCAACAAACCCAGATGAGCATTCAAAATCTAGAGTCTCAAATCAGTCAACTGGCGTCATCTGTTGGTAAGCTCGAGTCCCAAGAATTGCAGGAATATGTGAACGAAGATGACACCAAATGTGGGCTCGTTGTGAAAAGAAAGtcggaaaaagaaattgaggtcCAACAAGAACAAACCAAACACGAAGTGGACCATCCGCAGCCTTTGGTAACTAGACCACCATTCCCAGAGAGATTCACCAAAGCGaagaaggaagaggaggaaaaagagaTCCTTGAAACGTTCCGCAAAGTGGAGATAAACATCCCGCTGCTCGATGCCATCAAGCAAATACCTCGATACGCGAAATTTCTCAAAGAATTATGCACTAACAAGGGTAAACTCAAGGGAAACGAACGGGTAAGTATGGGGGAGAACGTCTCCGCAATTCTCCAATGA